From the genome of Papaver somniferum cultivar HN1 chromosome 2, ASM357369v1, whole genome shotgun sequence, one region includes:
- the LOC113354346 gene encoding NADPH-dependent aldehyde reductase 1, chloroplastic-like, translated as MASGGQQFPPQKQQQQPGKEHVMNPIPQAAHDDYKPANKLRGKVALVTGGDSGIGRAVCYCFALEGATVAFTYVKGQEDKDAKDTLQMITEAKTQDSKDPIAIPMDLGYDENCRRVVEEVVNAYAQIDILVNNCAEQYESTTIEEMNEERLERVFRTNIFSYFFMTRHALKHMREGSSIINTTSINAYKGNASLLDYTSTKGAIVSFTRGLSLQLVSKGIRVNGVAPGPVWTPLIQASFSEEKIKEFGSEVPMGRAAQPYEIAPSYVFLASNIDSSYISGQVLHPNGGAVING; from the exons ATGGCATCAGGTGGTCAACAATTTCCTCCAcaaaagcaacagcaacaaccAGGGAAAGAACATGTCATGAATCCTATTCCTCAAGCAGCTCACGATGACTACAAACCTGCTAACAAACTTCGT GGAAAGGTTGCCCTAGTTACAGGTGGAGATTCAGGGATAGGAAGAGCTGTTTGTTATTGTTTCGCTCTTGAAGGTGCAACAGTGGCTTTCACATATGTGAAAGGTCAAGAGGACAAAGATGCAAAGGACACGCTTCAAATGATAACAGAGGCCAAAACTCAAGATTCAAAAGACCCGATCGCAATACCAATGGACTTGGGATATGATGAGAACTGCAGACGCGTGGTTGAGGAAGTTGTGAATGCCTACGCACAAATCGACATTCTTGTGAACAACTGCGCCGAGCAGTATGAAAGTACGACAATCGAGGAGATGAATGAGGAGAGACTCGAAAGAGTTTTCAGGACCAACATTTTCTCTTACTTCTTCATGACTAGACATGCTTTGAAGCACATGAGAGAGGGAAGTAGTATCATAAATACTACTTCCATAAACGCGTACAAAGGCAATGCTTCTTTGCTTGATTACACTTCAACTAAGGGTGCCATCGTGTCTTTCACCAGAGGATTGTCTCTTCAGTTGGTTAGTAAAGGAATCAGGGTGAATGGCGTTGCACCTGGTCCAGTCTGGACACCGTTGATCCAGGCTTCTttctcagaagagaagattaaggAGTTTGGATCAGAAGTGCCAATGGGAAGAGCTGCACAACCGTATGAGATTGCACCATCTTATGTGTTCCTTGCTTCTAACATCGACTCCTCTTACATATCAGGACAAGTACTTCACCCAAATG GTGGTGCCGTGATCAACGGTTGA
- the LOC113354347 gene encoding 3-dehydrosphinganine reductase TSC10A-like, giving the protein MATIPILIVIFLLIMSLYLTLLLRPKPIKIPVKNRHIFITGGSSGIGLSLAHQAASEGARVTILARDPNKLEQARDSIHLSTGVDVNIAIADVRDFETLKAVMDEVDPIDVLVCNQGVYIGGELEFQKMENIKMMVDVNLMGTLNLIKAALPRMKNNRKIRGPASIALMSSQAGQCGFYGYTTYSATKFGLRGLGEALQMELISDDIHVSLIFPPDTATPGLIEERKRRPRVMRKIAACSSPMTADEVARKTLDGIKSGTFLVSCNFLGFLMCLGAADFAPQRSILTAFAEIFAAGFIRFYAIAFLWRFYEMASRRNTNSSHKRADGTMKNSSN; this is encoded by the exons ATGGCCACAATACCAATTCTAATTGTCATTTTTCTTCTCATTATGAGTCTTTATCTAACCCTTCTTCTCAGACCTAAACCCATCAAGATCCCAGTAAAAAATAGACATATTTTCATCACAGGTGGGTCAAGTGGTATTGGTTTATCTCTAGCTCATCAGGCTGCCTCTGAGGGTGCCCGTGTAACCATACTCGCTCGAGATCCTAACAAGCTCGAACAAGCTCGGGATTCGATACATTTGTCTACTGGTGTTGATGTTAATATCGCCATTGCTGATGTTAGAGATTTTGAAACATTAAAAGCAGTTATGGATGAAGTGGATCCTATTGATGTACTTGTTTGTAATCAAGGTGTGTACATCGGTGGAGAATTAGAATTCCAGaagatggaaaatattaaaatgatGGTCGATGTGAATTTGATGGGAACTTTGAATTTGATAAAGGCAGCTTTACCTAGGATGAAGAATAACCGGAAAATTCGAGGCCCTGCTTCTATTGCTCTCATGTCCTCACAGGCTGGTCAG TGTGGATTTTATGGGTACACAACATATTCGGCTACAAAATTTGGTCTCCGTGGGCTGGGAGAGGCATTACAGATGGAGCTAATTTCAGACGACATTCATGTCTCTCTTATTTTCCCTCCAGACACTGCAACCCCAGGCCTGATCGAAG AGAGAAAAAGAAGACCAAGAGTTATGAGAAAAATTGCAGCATGTTCAAGTCCAATGACAGCTGATGAAGTTGCCAGGAAAACTCTAGATGGAATAAAATCTGGAACTTTCCTTGTCTCATGCAATTTTCTAGGGTTCTTGATGTGTTTAGGAGCTGCTGATTTTGCACCACAGAGGTCAATCCTCACTGCATTTGCTGAAATCTTCGCTGCCGGCTTTATTAGATTCTATGCAATTGCATTCTTATGGAGGTTTTATGAAATGGCATCAAGGCGTAATACTAATTCTTCACACAAAAGAGCAGATGGAACTATGAAAAACAGTTCAAACTGA